A single window of Dermacentor albipictus isolate Rhodes 1998 colony chromosome 1, USDA_Dalb.pri_finalv2, whole genome shotgun sequence DNA harbors:
- the LOC135909964 gene encoding histidine protein methyltransferase 1 homolog has protein sequence MSFSFKFDVPDAEDANLNQGEHVNSECKHLTKPVAPYEEVVPRQEHENRHESLERSVLDLTSLKVIFLIGGQMESLLRGDVLEATERNLDIVPSVYEGGMKVWECSIDLAEYIESQLSIDDDTKVLELGCGAGLPGLVACLKGASVDFQDYNKQVLELITIPNAFANIGARVKKRCHFFAGDWSALADNILPAQYDVILTSETIYNTTSYQSLIAVLKKAIKHSGIVLVAAKTCYFGVGGGTRLFEDALAIDGFFTSRVVFIMDSGVQREILELRAVSPP, from the exons ATgtctttctcattcaaatttgatGTACCGGATGCTGAAGATGCGAACCTTAACCAAGGCGAGCATGTCAATTCAGAGTGCAAACACTTGACCAAACCTGTTGCACCTTACGAGGAAGTAGTGCCGAGGCAGGAGCATGAAAAC CGGCACGAAAGTCTGGAAAGAAGCGTGCTAGACCTGACATCTCTCAAAGTAATATTTCTAATTGGCGGCCAAATGGAAAGCCTTCTCAGGGGTGATGTTCTTGAGGCGACTGAAAGAAATCTGGACATAGTTCCCAGTGTTTATGAAG GTGGTATGAAGGTTTGGGAGTGCTCCATTGATTTGGCGGAGTATATTGAAAGCCAGCTGAGCATTGATGACGATACCAAAGTACTCGAG CTTGGATGTGGTGCTGGCCTTCCAGGTCTCGTGGCCTGCCTCAAAGGCGCATCTGTGGACTTCCAAGACTAT AACAAGCAGGTGCTGGAGCTTATCACCATACCCAATGCCTTTGCTAATATTGGTGCGCGGGTGAAGAAAAGGTGCCATTTTTTTGCAGGCGATTGGAGTGCTTTGGCGGACAACATCCTGCCTGCCCA GTATGATGTCATCCTGACAAGTGAAACAATTTACAACACTACCAGTTACCAGTCCTTGATCGCAGTTCTGAAGAAGGCAATCAAACACTCTGGCATTGT GCTTGTTGCTGCCAAAACTTGCTACTTTGGAGTTGGAGGTGGCACAAGGTTATTTGAAGATGCTTTGGCCATAGATGGATTTTTCACATCTCGTGTTGTTTTCATCATGGACTCTGGTGTACAACGAGAAATACTGGAATTGCGTGCCGTGTCTCCACCCTGA